The following coding sequences lie in one Lolium perenne isolate Kyuss_39 chromosome 2, Kyuss_2.0, whole genome shotgun sequence genomic window:
- the LOC127333936 gene encoding U4/U6 small nuclear ribonucleoprotein Prp31 homolog isoform X2 — MANLADSFLADLDDLSDNEAYPEEDNAEAAGVDEDGDDDMLDLEALNYDDLDSVSKLQKTQRYIDIIQKVEGALEKNIDLSNQGFILEEDPEYQLIVDCNALSVDIENELIIIHNFIRDKYRLKFPELESLVHHPIDYARVVKKIGNEMDLTLVDLEGLLPSAVIMVVSVTASTTSGKPLSEENLVKTVEACDRALNLDAAKKKVLDFVEGRMGYIAPNLSAIAGSAVAAKLMGIAGGLGALAKMPACNVQLLGAKKKNLAGFSSATSQFRVGYLEHTEVFQSTPPALRTRACRLIAAKSTLAARIDSIRGDPTGKAGRNLLEEIRKKIEKWQEPPPAKLPKPLPVPDSEPKKKRGGRRLRKMKERYAVTDMMKLANRMQFGIPEESSLGDGLGEGYGMLGQAGSGRLRVSAAQNKLAAKVAKKE, encoded by the exons ATG GCAAACCTTGCTGATTCTTTCTTGGCCGATCTTGACGACCTGTCAGACAATGAAGCATATCCT GAAGAAGACAATGCCGAGGCAGCGGGTGTGGATGAGGATGGTGATGATGACATGCTTGACCTTGAGGCCCTCAATTATGATGATCTAGACAGCGTCTCAAAGCTGCAGAAGACTCAACGTTATATTGACATAATACAA AAAGTCGAAGGAGCGCTTGAGAAAAACATAGACTTATCTAATCAAGGATTCATTCTAGAGGAGGATCCAGAGTACCAGCTTATTGTTGACTGCAATGCTTTATCAGTAGATATTGAGAATGAGCTCATTATAATCCATAATTTCATACGTGACAAGTATAGGCTGAAGTTTCCTGAGCTGGAATCCCTTGTTCATCATCCGATTGATTACGCTCGTGTTGTTAAGAAGATTGGAAATGAGATGGATTTAACACTTGTAGATCTGGAAGGGCTTTTACCTTCTGCAGTTATAATGGTTGTCTCCGTTACAGCATCAACAACTAGTGGGAAGCCTCTTTCTGAGGAGAATTTGGTGAAAACAGTTGAAGCATGTGACAGAGCCCTAAATCTTGATGCCGCAAAGAAGAAGGTGCTTGATTTTGTAGAGGGCAGAATGGGTTACATTGCACCAAACCTCTCTGCCATTGCTGGCAGTGCTGTTGCTGCAAAACTGATGGGAATTGCTGGTGGTTTGGGAGCACTTGCAAAAATGCCTGCTTGCAACGTTCAGTTACTTGGAGCAAAAAAGAAAAATCTTGCTGGGTTTTCTAGTGCCACATCTCAGTTTCGTGTTGGCTATCTTGAACATACAGAAGTATTTCAGAGCACCCCTCCAGCCCTGAGGACACGTGCTTGCAGACTTATAGCTGCAAAGTCAACTCTAGCAGCAAGGATTGATTCAATTAGAGGTGATCCAACTGGAAAAGCTGGTCGGAACTTGTTAGAAGAAATCCGTAAGAAGATTGAGAAGTGGCAAGAACCACCTCCTGCAAAGCTTCCAAAACCACTTCCTGTTCCAGACTCTGAGCCTAAAAAGAAGAGAGGCGGTCGCCGCCTTCGAAAAATGAAAGAAAG ATATGCGGTGACTGATATGATGAAGCTTGCGAACCGAATGCAGTTTGGTATACCGGAAGAGAGCTCATTAG GTGATGGCTTGGGAGAAGGTTATGGCATGCTCGGGCAGGCTGGAAGTGGGAGACTACGTGTCTCAGCTGCACAAAACAAACTTGCTGCTAAAGTGGCCAAAAA